CCTGCAAAATTGGATCTTTAAGAAGCTGGTTGATGATGCTCTTTGTATGCTTGTTAAGGACTTTAATATCACGATCAGATAGATGTGGCAGTTTCCGTTCGATACTGTTCATCGTTTCTTGCTGGATTGATAGGGCTTTGACCCTCAAAGCAGAAATGACCGGTACAACACCAAGTGTATTCAGCCACTGTTTGAATTGGACAATCTCACTTTCAATCATAATAAGAATCTTCTCTGCAGCCTTCTGTCGTTCCTGCAGATTGGCTTCAACAATGCCCTCTAGATCATCGATATCATAAAGGAATACATTTTCCAGAGTCGCAATTTCCGGGTCAAGATCACGGGGAACAGCGATATCCACCATGAATAATGGTTTTCCTTTTCGCTTTTGCTCGACAATTGCCATCATATCCTTTGTGACGACAAAGTTTTTCGCACCTGTTGAACTGATAAGGATATCTGCATCCACCAGCGCAGTCTGGAGCTCATCCAATGTTTTGGCCATACCGGAAAATCGATTAGCCAAATCTTCAGCTTTCTGGTAAGTACGGTTGATCACCGTTACTTTCTTCGCTCCATTAGCATGAAGGTTCTGGATAGCCAGTTCGCCCATTTTTCCTGCACCAAGAATCAGCACATGCTTTTGATCAAGAGAGCCAAAAATCTTCTTAGCAAGTTCAACAGCTGCGTAGCTGACAGAAACAGCGTTCGCACCGATATCTGTTTCGGAATGACCACGTTTGGCAATAGTGACTGCCTGCTTAAATAGCTGGTTGAAGACCGTTCCAGTAGTGTTCTTTTCAAGGCCAAGCATGAAGCTTGAACGCACTTGCCCCAGGATTTGAGTTTCACCCAGCACCATGGAGTTCAAGCCGCAAGAAACCTTAAATAAATGTTCAATTGCCCCATCTTGTTCGTAAATGAACAGGAACGGCGTAAATTCTGCCTGAGGGATCCCGAACCATTCAGATAAAAACTCTTTGATATAATATCTGCCTGTGTGAAGCTGGTCCACGACAGCATATATTTCTGTACGGTTGCAAGTTGATACGATGACATTCTCAAGGATGCTCTTCTTTTCCTGAAGGGCACTCATCGCTTCACCAAGGTTACCCTCGTTGAATGTCAATCTTTCGCGGATTTCAACAGGGGCAGTTTTATAGTTTAGACCGACAACGATAATATGCATTATTAATTGACACCCCCACATAGAAATTGCATAATTGGCTAAGGCAATTATACACGACGTTTTTTACCTTTTAATGTTGTAAATGTGAACAACTATTGAAAAAACATATATATAATAGCATTGATTAAATTGAACTATTTCGTCTGTCTGTTTTTTATACTTTTATACTATATCAAAAGCAAATAAACATACTCCCTAATGTACCTTATCAAAGTTTGTCCCTTAATTCAAGTGAGCCTTTCTGGAAGTGGTGAAAGAATGAAAAATCAGAGAATTATACCAGGAATGATATTAATCGGATTTGGAATCTATTTTTATCTTCAGCAGCAAAATGTTTCGTTGTTCAATGAATTTTATACTTGGCCGACACTTTTGATCATTGTCGGGGCTGCCTTTTTAGTTCAAGGATACTGGGGCAAGGATTATGAAGCCATCTTTCCAGGTGTGATCCTCGTTGGCTTCGGTGTCCACTTTCATGTGGTCAATAAATTCGACCTCTGGCCCGATCACCTCGGTGCATTCATCTTAATAATTGCTCTCGGATTCTTGCTGCGATACCAGAAAACAGGCAATGGCTTGTTTCACGGAGTCCTCTTTCTCATTTTAGCTGGTTTGCTTCTGTTTTATGACAGAATCACCGGATGGCTTGGTTTATTGGAAAATGGAGTCACGACAGCATGGAGATTTTGGCCGGCAGCATTGATTCTTATTGGTGTTTACCTTTTATTTATAAAAAAGAAATAATAAAACTGGTCAGGCTCAGGAGCAAGAAACTAATCTTCGTTCAAAGAGTAAATACTTAATAAAGTAATAAAAACCCGCACCGTGTTCATCAACGGTGCGGGTTTCTTATT
This window of the Mesobacillus jeotgali genome carries:
- the hemA gene encoding glutamyl-tRNA reductase; the protein is MHIIVVGLNYKTAPVEIRERLTFNEGNLGEAMSALQEKKSILENVIVSTCNRTEIYAVVDQLHTGRYYIKEFLSEWFGIPQAEFTPFLFIYEQDGAIEHLFKVSCGLNSMVLGETQILGQVRSSFMLGLEKNTTGTVFNQLFKQAVTIAKRGHSETDIGANAVSVSYAAVELAKKIFGSLDQKHVLILGAGKMGELAIQNLHANGAKKVTVINRTYQKAEDLANRFSGMAKTLDELQTALVDADILISSTGAKNFVVTKDMMAIVEQKRKGKPLFMVDIAVPRDLDPEIATLENVFLYDIDDLEGIVEANLQERQKAAEKILIMIESEIVQFKQWLNTLGVVPVISALRVKALSIQQETMNSIERKLPHLSDRDIKVLNKHTKSIINQLLKDPILQAKELAAGPDADEALDLFVKIFNIEQLVAEQEGMKTAETKQVKVPSPQASFQP
- a CDS encoding LiaI-LiaF-like domain-containing protein, coding for MKNQRIIPGMILIGFGIYFYLQQQNVSLFNEFYTWPTLLIIVGAAFLVQGYWGKDYEAIFPGVILVGFGVHFHVVNKFDLWPDHLGAFILIIALGFLLRYQKTGNGLFHGVLFLILAGLLLFYDRITGWLGLLENGVTTAWRFWPAALILIGVYLLFIKKK